CGGCCCCCGAGGAGCAGCTGGTGGATATGGGGCTCCTCCTAACTACTCACAAAGCGGCCAATACAACGGAAGGGGTCAAAATCCTATGGGTGGCAACAGAAACCAGCAGTATGGTTGGCAGCAATAGCTAAGACAAGTCGCTGTTGCTTCATAAACGCGTCACATACGAGAGGGAGGATCCGTCACCTCCATTTGTTTCAAGTGGTTGCAGTTTTGCAAATTCTTACTAGGCTTTGTATATCTAGTGGTTTTTTCTTGATTCATTGGTATAGATTTTTGTCAAGAATGAGTGGATTGATTTGGTCACTGAATTGACATATTTAACCATGTAGGCAGGCAGCTTTTGTACCTTTTCATGACCCTTATTGGTATTCTGTTATCTCCTCACTATATATGGTTTCTACATgtaatattttcaatttaaatcCATGATCTTCTAAGATTAAGAACAGCTTTACCTATTCTTTGGGCTAAATAAGAATTGCTCCTGCTGTTGTTGGCAAAACATTGAAGAGTTCCAATgcatttaaatgtatgagcaatatatatatatattatatatatatatatatatatatatatatatatatatatatatatatatgatgatCATTGTAAGCCAATCTGTGTGCCAAAAATCTGCTcaagtctatatatatatatatatttagacTCCTAACTTTGTCCATTTCCTAGCATGTGCAGCCTCCTCCTTGCTGCTCATTCTGGCCCCCGTTTCCGGTCGGCTTCAAGTTCACATCGACCATATCATCGCGCTTTGCGGAGGAGAGAGCCTCCATCCCCGGAAGCGCTGCAGCTATCTTACGAAACAGTGGCTGCCATCGCAGCGTTGTTTGTTATAGCATCAAGTAAGAAATGAACTACTACAAGATTCAAACTAGATAAGATATATATGTTCtaggtagtgataaaatgcaaactctatatattgtacaaactctaaactatgatctgaacCGTTAGAAAATCTCTAAcatataacaaaataatagcaacagaaaatgtcaacacaacattaACCGTTTTGTTTATGTTGTTTCtcatatattgacattttctaatgatccagatcatagtttaaagtttgtacaatatttagagtttgcatttgattacatccatGTATGCTCTTTACCTTTATATTGAAACCGGCTTTAGCACTAGTTTCTACGAACATCACTTCGAACTCACGAGCCTTGATATCACCTTCTTCAATCGAAACTTGGCTGCATACACCATATCAGTCATTTTTATGTCTCGGATGACTTATCGTGTTCGTTTCCTTACCGTTTTTCGACAAGATCGGTTTTATTCCCGACGAGGACGATGATCACATCACCACCACGTTCCGTTCTTACTTCCTCAATCCACTTGGAAGTGTTCAAAAATGACTGCCTATCTGCACATCAATTgtttttagtatattttttggtGCAAAAACACAAAGgagtttaaataaaaagttGCTTACTAGCAACATCATAGGCAATCACTGCCACAGAAGAATCTCTAATGTAGCTTGGAATTAGACTTCTAAATCTTTCTTGCCCAGCAGTATCCCTGTGATTCTTTCAAAGGgctattttagtaatttcacacACCATCAATATATTCCTCACAATAACAAATTGTTAGTTAGTTGAATGAAATTTTTTGAGAATTAAATTTCTAGAGATTAAACAAATTGTTACCAAAGCTGCAAGCGAACCGTTCGATCTTCTAGGTACATTTTTTGGACAAGAAATCTATTCCAATTGTAGCCTGCATACAAACAAAAAttacagaaaaataaaaaaaaaaattgcaaatttTATTATCATGTTAAAAACTAAGTGCGTGCATGGTTTCTTTCTTCCTTTCCATAAAAAAGtttgattccttaaattttttGACGTATCAAATCTCAATCCAAGAACGTGATTAGATTAAATATaacaatattatttaattatattaaagagaaatagaaaaaaaaattgacctgATAGGTTGTATCGAATTTATCGTACATGAAACGGGTGATGATGCTGGTTTTTCCGACGGACTGATCGCCGAGAAACACCAGCTTGTATTTTGCTAATGGTgacaccaccgccgccattctcTCTCTTTACAATATACCaatatgcatgtattatttgatgaGAACGATGATGGATACAAGATCTGGATCAAGATGGAGAAATTTATGGAAATATCACAATGACACAATGTTAGGATGAATGGTCTTAGCTTTGTAAAACGTGTTTTACACATATATGTGTTGGTGGTTAAATTAAATTGGGCGTGACAATCCCTAACACAAATTTACCTTTTTATAAACGATATTTCATTATGTTACTCCATTCAATACTTAATAATATTGGAATtttataagattattattattattattcctACCATATTATATACCCCCGTCCCATTAAAATAAGgacattttcctttttcgtccgtctcataaaattatctcatttccatttatggaaagttctcCCAAACTCATTATCCATATACAtgaatttatttacaacttatatcactaAGATCTgacattaaacactaataataatatgagtctcattatccatcaacactattttaactacccTTCTCCCCATCtttcttaatttaccaattatacattaatctTAGTGTCATCCCAAATGTCCTTATTTTTTTGGTGAAATAATCAAGTTTGGATGCAAATATATTTGGGAATTCTTTTACAATTTTGGGGTATGTATCCTATTACCATTTAGGCACAGTTAACATAACATGGTTTGTATTTGACCATAAGTAGGAAGCCCGCCGTTTTGGAGCACAAAAATTCCATTTAGGGTAACTGCCCAAGTAGGCATAGTTACATATCTATGTTGGTAACTGAGTGCTGATTTAATACCAAAAAAAGCACTTTTCTCCATTCCAACATCTCTCCGTCGACGAACTTGAGTGATAAATCCAACATCAAGAGGTAATTGCGATTTACAAAAATTTCAATTGTTTTCTTCAATTTATGAACAAGGTTTCGAGATTGATGAGCTATATTTTAGGGTTAGGGTGAATGAGGTTTCAGTTTGTGGCTCTCTATTTGATTGTGTGCTTGTCTGTGGACGACTGGTGGAActctacttatatcacttttgtatataatatttagtgctctacttttgtatataatatttacaatGATTTTGAATGtatgtatatttataataattttatattttaaaaatgaataatacatatttgcaagctaaagcatgtttatatttattaacgaagctagtgctacttaaatattaatataatattatttattttattattaaaaataatattaaattaaaatatttaaatataaattccgCTCCGCCATTTTCGGTGTCTGGTTCCGCCACTGTTGTGAGGTTCAAGAGTCAATTTGAAGTCCAACCATTTGCCCCATTCCTAAATAGCAGACCaaacatatgcaagtgaaatatcgttagaatccttataaaattaactttaattTGGTATATGTTGTGtgagaaaaaaaatttgaattgagatagttatatgcatttaaagttttgagatattttttaaagttttataactaatttgttgtttattgccataaatatttttattaacaaTTTTTATTGACTTATATTGAAGCGGAATGATATTGGCCCTTGATTTAAAGatctaatatttataatttaaacttTGAAGTTTATTTTGTGAACCAGATTAGGTTATGGGAAGCAGATTTGAATAGAGTGGAGATGACACATGCACATCTTCATGACAAATTCCTGTCAAGGGTAtgcagtactccctccgttccctcatagcCGAGTCCTTTTTTTGCACTCTGTTTTcagaaaattataataaatgattaaagtggagaaaaagtaaagtaagagagaaattaaTGTAGAAAAATTttatacattattctctctcttactttactttttctccactttaactatttataacgATTTATTATGAGGGAACTGAGGTAATTCGTGAACACAAACATACACATTCTTGTATATTGACCCTACCCTTACTAATACACCGACCTTCCTCGGTCTTCCAGGACGTCTTTGAAGCTGCTTGTGACTTTGCACGAGAGTACGGGGGTTTGCTGTGGGAGAACTCGAAGAAGATGTGCCTCGTCGTCAAGGCAGACAGTTGAGAGAATTTCTTCGTAGCCAGAAGCAATAGTTTCTATGAGAAAGCACTTCTTTTGATTCTGATTTCTTCTAAGAAAATAACAGTTACACACAAATTTTGCGTTAGATGTAGTTTGTAAGAAACACAAGTGCTTTCTATAAACAGTGGTGCCAAATATTGCAGCTTAATTAGAAGAAAAAACGCGTTTTGTATACACAGCCATATTTTCTTGCAACATTGTACAACAAAAAAAGGTTGTAAGAAGAGAAAAACAGATCGATATATAGAGAGGATTGTGTGTGTTTGTAATTTGTTAGCTAAAGAAAACAGAGAAATCCCCATCCCTGTTGTTCTACCAGTGGCAAATCCCGAGCGTCTCTATTCGCGATAAAGCGACCATTTCTTCATATTTCGAAGCATACACAAAACCCCATAGCTACAAAAACACCAGAAATGGTTGGTTAGGTATTCAGTtacttgtttttctttcttttctttcattaaTATCTTACACCTCATGATGATAGACTACTACCTAACAAATTGAATTTCAAAACAAAGTCTACTTATTGGCTGCGAATCTATCGTTACCGGAAGTGTGAAACATTTCTAAAAAAGTGAGCATGCTTTAGAAAGTTTTTACCCCCCGTGGgtggaaaaataaattacttGACACCTACCTCGACTTCCTTGATATCGAACTCTTCGGAGAGTGCCAAACAAGGATTGTCGTAGGTTTCTGATGATGAACTTGATCCGCTTATTCTAAACAGAGGGGAAGGTAAAATCATCTTATAAGAGCCAgagtgtgtatatatatgtcaTTATTTGTGTAACAAATAGTTGAGCAAATGGAAAAGCTTACAGATCTCCATCCAAATAAAGTGCAAAATGGCCACCTCCACCCATGGCCAAATAATTAGTAGAGCACAAAGTAAAATAGCGATTCTTTCCTGTCATACATTTTTTAAGATTGAAGTCAACACGAAAAAACTGATGTTAGCAAGAAAACAGAGCAAGTGTAGATACCTGTTGGGCGATAAATTAGAGGATTTCCGGAGATATTTGAGAACACAAATGAGTCAATGGTCCCCTGTAACAAACTCGCATTTATTCGAGTCAAGTGAAAGATCAATACTCCAGCTTGAAGAAGAAAGGTATGGACCCAACATTACCTGGTACCTCTTATTGGTTGATCTCAAAGGTGCCTCAACCAAACCACCAAAGGTTGCACCTTTGCGATCCCCGACAACCTAAAAGTACAGAATATTTAAGTATAAGAAGTACACATGGCCGGACCcaaagtgtaagggggaggggcttaagccctcaatgaaatatttttaaaacttttttctattaaattttttaggaatttagTCAAGTTTAGTGTTAGTTATAGTGTAAAAGCCCCTACAAATTATCTAAATTActcaaaaatatacataaaataaaatttaaaaatctcaGCCCCTATCGATgattatttctgcgtccgccactggaaGTACATACACTCCATACAGTAGCAAATGCCATTAAATGCAGACGAAACTGCAACAGGTTGTTTGGTAACGTATAGCCAGCAGTAAGTAGTTGAGATGGGCACACAGCCGAAAGAGATTAGGTAAGATATTCAAAGATCAAGTAATACCTTAACAGTCAACAGGGTTGTTCTTTACGTCATTATAACAAAAGTTTCGATTGGGCACTCGTTCATGCACAAATGCCAACAAAAGGTGCAAATGATTAAGACCCAAACGAGTCATATCCAAATCATTAATAAATTTCAATAATACGGCAAGTCATTTGTAAAGACTTTAGACAGTCTATGAGTTCTGAATCATCGCCCTATCCCGTGTAATCAAAGTCTTTGTCTTCTTCCATCACCCTATCCCGTGTAATCAAAGTCTTTGTGTTAATGTGTTTCCTTATGAATTCCCTTAAGCTTACTGGATGAGTCTATATTACTCACCGTTGAAAAATGAAGAAGCTATTTCTAAATCAAGTTAAGGCTATGTCAAAATTATTGGTAATTAAATAAGAAGCTGTGTAATGTTAATTCATGGAAAATTAGAATTCTAACTCAAGCAAGCCTAGAGTTTTCGTGGCCAAAGGGTATTAAGTACAAGAAACATAAAAACAACAAATACAAATAACAATGTCAATAACAATAAAGCACCGTCATAGGTTAAATGACTACCAGCAGACTGAGACCAGGCCAGATCATACTTCTTCTGTATAATGTCGCAAGTGAAATTCCATGCCTCCAAGTGCTGAAATATAACAGACCTTTAAGTTAAACTAATACACCCACACTCATAAATGTAGCATAATAAGTTCGATGAATATTCTCAAGTCTCAACCTGTACAATAGCATCCATTTTCGTCCCTGGATAATCACTGGGAGAGCACTATAAAGAAGACACCGAGTCTTTTCAGACAGAAGCAAAGATGGTTCAGATATCTCAGGAAGATTTAGATCCACTGAAGGTTGTGACTTATTCAAGATTTTCAGGGCTATTCCATCATCCCTAGAGCCCATGGAATCACCTCCATCGCCAACTGCCATATCCGGATTCCCCTTCATGGATTGACTTCTAAAACCACCAATTCTAGCAGCTTGATAGAAAGCTTTTCCAAGAGACTGTTTACCCCTTGAAAACAAACTCTTCTTCTTCGCATTCTCTTTGGTAGTCATCGGTTCAGATGACGGTGCAATGTCATCCTCAGGAGAACTACTTTTTTCATCCCGAGCTTGAGATTCCGAGGGTGCTATAAACGAATACAGAAATGCAGTAAACGAAGATGTGTCGGGACCATCAGCAGAGTCCTTCAAACCCTCCGTCTCAGACTGTTTGTTCTCAGAGTTATTCAAATCATCCTATAAAAAACAGACGAAGACTAAAGAAcgtcacaaataaataaaaaccgAAAGAAAGGTGCTGCTGCAAGAGACAAGAGACATCACTCCTTTCCCTCACAACCCCTACCTCATCATCGCCTATTAGCTAGTACATTACTTCCGTAACTCGTCTAAACCTCAATCACAACACAGATTGATCATTTCATTGTCAGGAATCACAGACGTCGAAATTCTATATCCTGAATTGTGAAGCAGGTTTAGGCAATTTTTGAGTACTCCTAACATATGAATACAAAAAAATGATAGTACACATCCTATTCCAATCCAATGGCACAAGTAGAGCAACCAATTAGTTCCAATTCAAATGCAAATTGAATTAGTTCCCCTAACAAACAACCAATTAGGCAAAAGCAGTTGAAAAACCTAACCATGAGCTACAATAACCACAACGGAATCAACAAATTCTGATAAAGCAGCTACTACTTCAGCTTGGATTAGGTCAGAAAAGGCACCTAAACAACCGATCACCAAAATCctataaaaaaaaggaattgAGATAAGAAATTTACAGAAGAAGATGGTGGCGGAGATGGTTTATCGGAGATAGGGTTGAGCAAACCGGTGGTTAGATCAGAAAAGAAGTGCGCTGCTTTAGTCCTCAACGACTTCGATGGCTGCTTTTGCAGGTCGTCTTGCTTCTGCTTTCTCcccatttaattataatttttttcagaATTCCACTATCGCTGCGGCATATGCTGCTCAGCCTCAGCTGCATGCAATCAAATTGAATCACacgctaagagcatccacagtggaacggacatcccgacggacttcccaaaaacatctTCTGCACATCCCACtgcacgtcataaggacatcccactgcacaatggtagacatcccaaggacatcccaatggatatccacaataataaaaattcacaaattcaccaaattaaacaatttatggaattaaaatttcgatacgaatacggacggagaaagtgcaatgat
The genomic region above belongs to Salvia splendens isolate huo1 unplaced genomic scaffold, SspV2 ctg667, whole genome shotgun sequence and contains:
- the LOC121790918 gene encoding uncharacterized protein LOC121790918, encoding MGRKQKQDDLQKQPSKSLRTKAAHFFSDLTTGLLNPISDKPSPPPSSSDDLNNSENKQSETEGLKDSADGPDTSSFTAFLYSFIAPSESQARDEKSSSPEDDIAPSSEPMTTKENAKKKSLFSRGKQSLGKAFYQAARIGGFRSQSMKGNPDMAVGDGGDSMGSRDDGIALKILNKSQPSVDLNLPEISEPSLLLSEKTRCLLYSALPVIIQGRKWMLLYSTWRHGISLATLYRRSMIWPGLSLLVVGDRKGATFGGLVEAPLRSTNKRYQGTIDSFVFSNISGNPLIYRPTGKNRYFTLCSTNYLAMGGGGHFALYLDGDLISGSSSSSETYDNPCLALSEEFDIKEVELWGFVYASKYEEMVALSRIETLGICHW